The following coding sequences are from one Hydrogenobacter sp. window:
- a CDS encoding RNA-guided endonuclease TnpB family protein — AGSFYLTVRVCKEIQKLEAVDRICAIDVGVKHFATICYSDGSVEKVENPKYLVKTEKRVAKEQRKLSRKQKGSKNYEKQRLKVAKLHEKVKNQREDFLHKLSRRIVSENQAIILEDLNVKGLLSGNISKHIQDSSWRKFFEYLSYKALWHGRELIFADRFYPSSKTCHVCGYKNQELKLSDREWVCPVCGTRHDRDINAGKNLLLYGFAHLTSGRVGTTRAYACGGAKSSVEAGSSSIS, encoded by the coding sequence GCTGGTTCTTTTTATCTGACTGTGAGGGTTTGCAAAGAAATTCAAAAGTTAGAGGCGGTGGATAGAATATGTGCCATAGATGTAGGAGTTAAGCATTTTGCCACCATTTGCTACTCAGATGGCAGTGTGGAAAAGGTAGAAAATCCCAAGTATCTTGTCAAAACAGAAAAGAGGGTGGCAAAGGAGCAGAGGAAACTCTCAAGAAAGCAAAAGGGTTCAAAAAACTATGAAAAACAAAGGCTAAAGGTGGCAAAACTTCATGAGAAAGTCAAAAACCAGAGAGAGGACTTTTTGCATAAGCTGTCCAGAAGGATAGTGAGCGAGAACCAAGCCATTATCCTTGAGGACTTAAATGTGAAGGGTCTTCTCTCTGGAAACATTTCCAAGCACATACAGGACAGCTCATGGAGGAAGTTTTTTGAGTATCTATCCTACAAAGCTTTGTGGCATGGAAGAGAGCTGATTTTTGCTGACAGGTTTTATCCATCTTCTAAAACCTGTCATGTGTGTGGATACAAAAATCAAGAACTCAAGCTGAGCGATAGAGAGTGGGTCTGTCCTGTGTGTGGCACAAGACATGACAGGGATATAAACGCAGGCAAAAACTTATTGCTTTATGGGTTCGCTCACCTAACGAGCGGTAGGGTCGGAACGACCCGAGCTTATGCCTGTGGAGGAGCTAAAAGCTCCGTTGAAGCAGGAAGCTCCTCAATTAGCTGA
- the amrB gene encoding AmmeMemoRadiSam system protein B: protein MKPKLRYIDVIALDGGFLIRDPLGISENLFVSKEALLIMSLMDGSRDVLDIKADYFRLTGQIISDEDLMDFLKRLDDALFLENEKYADALQYKRREMFTKGIRDMSHVGEVYPADAQACERFLKGPEIQERLSPLGIMVPHMDIRIAKSTYWEAYGRIKGDKDLVVILGVSHYWHEMPFSALPLDMKTPFGILKTNRALIEKLQSFYNFDITHDILSYRYEHSIEFASVYAKMIFPEAKALALIVSYGDEKFLKTLGENLLRVVEPFIHKTLFISSVDMSHVGKKFGDSLCYDPSFKDREYLRYLEDLEYEQAFELLEKDKNRTRIDGQYTNFVFAHILKKCGLTKGRILDYKVYYERLTDSKVSYASMVF from the coding sequence ATGAAGCCTAAACTGAGGTATATAGACGTGATCGCACTTGACGGGGGGTTCCTTATAAGGGATCCTCTGGGTATCTCGGAAAATCTTTTCGTTTCAAAGGAAGCTTTGCTCATCATGTCCTTAATGGATGGAAGCAGAGACGTACTTGATATAAAAGCCGATTATTTTAGGCTTACCGGACAGATCATAAGCGATGAAGACCTTATGGACTTTTTAAAGAGACTTGATGATGCCCTATTTTTAGAAAACGAGAAATATGCAGATGCACTGCAGTACAAAAGGCGAGAGATGTTTACAAAGGGTATAAGGGATATGTCCCATGTGGGGGAGGTGTATCCTGCAGATGCACAGGCGTGTGAACGTTTTCTGAAAGGACCAGAAATACAGGAAAGACTTTCTCCACTTGGTATTATGGTACCACATATGGATATAAGAATAGCCAAAAGTACTTATTGGGAAGCTTACGGAAGGATAAAAGGGGACAAGGATCTTGTCGTCATTTTAGGAGTATCTCACTATTGGCACGAAATGCCCTTTTCTGCGCTTCCCCTTGATATGAAAACGCCCTTTGGCATACTAAAAACTAACAGAGCGCTTATAGAGAAACTTCAAAGCTTTTATAACTTTGATATTACCCATGACATTTTATCATACAGATACGAACACTCTATAGAATTTGCATCCGTATATGCAAAAATGATCTTTCCAGAAGCGAAGGCTTTGGCTCTCATCGTGTCTTACGGTGATGAAAAATTTCTGAAAACTCTCGGAGAGAATCTTCTCAGGGTGGTTGAGCCTTTTATACATAAAACGCTCTTCATATCCAGCGTAGATATGAGCCATGTAGGTAAAAAATTTGGGGACAGCCTTTGTTACGATCCATCTTTCAAAGACAGGGAGTATCTGAGATATCTTGAAGATCTGGAGTATGAGCAAGCCTTTGAGCTTTTAGAAAAGGACAAAAACAGGACGAGAATAGATGGACAATACACTAACTTTGTATTTGCACATATACTCAAAAAGTGCGGGCTAACTAAGGGAAGAATACTTGATTACAAAGTATACTATGAAAGACTTACAGACTCTAAGGTATCTTACGCAAGCATGGTGTTTTAA
- a CDS encoding M67 family metallopeptidase, with the protein MLRIKSSALEKIIAQAERDYPYETCGLLLGKIDGDVRTVFGAFETPNVNPDRKNDRYEIAPEDYLKAEEKARQFGLEIVGVYHSHPDHPDRPSKFDEERAFEGFSYIILSVSKGRVVSYKSWELFEEKFRQEDIYVFG; encoded by the coding sequence ATGTTAAGGATAAAAAGTTCCGCACTTGAAAAGATAATAGCTCAAGCCGAAAGGGATTATCCTTACGAAACTTGCGGTCTCTTGCTTGGAAAGATAGATGGGGATGTGAGAACCGTTTTTGGAGCTTTTGAGACTCCAAATGTGAATCCGGATAGAAAGAACGACAGATACGAAATAGCACCTGAGGATTACCTAAAAGCTGAGGAAAAGGCGCGCCAGTTTGGTCTTGAGATAGTTGGAGTTTACCACTCACACCCGGATCACCCCGATAGACCTTCCAAGTTTGATGAGGAGAGAGCCTTTGAAGGCTTTTCGTACATAATACTTTCTGTGAGCAAAGGTAGAGTTGTCTCTTACAAAAGCTGGGAACTTTTTGAAGAAAAGTTCAGACAGGAAGATATTTATGTATTCGGATGA
- a CDS encoding aspartate-semialdehyde dehydrogenase — translation MGYKVAIVGATGEVGRTFLKVLEERNFPVDELELFASERSEGIHLTFRDEKVKVQALNKRSDFRGIDIALFSAGSSISKEYAPRFVSDGAVVIDNSSAWRLEPHVPLVVPEVNPEDVREHKGIIANPNCSTIQMVVALKPIYDAVGIEAIVVSTYQSVSGAGAKAIRELEEQVRAWCDGRELPEPKALPRRIAFNVIPQIDVFTENGYTKEEMKMLNETRKIMHDPNMRVSATTVRVPVFYGHSEAVSVKLKKELSPEEAKKILSKAKGVVLAEYPTALDVAGRDEVFVGRIRKDLVFEPGICMWIVADNIRKGAATNAVQIAELLTQFALV, via the coding sequence ATGGGATACAAAGTAGCCATAGTGGGAGCTACAGGTGAGGTAGGAAGGACTTTTCTGAAGGTTTTGGAAGAGAGAAACTTTCCGGTGGACGAACTGGAACTTTTCGCATCGGAAAGGTCTGAGGGTATCCACCTTACCTTTAGAGATGAGAAGGTAAAGGTTCAGGCTCTTAACAAAAGATCGGATTTTAGGGGTATAGATATAGCTCTGTTTTCTGCAGGTAGTTCCATAAGTAAAGAGTACGCTCCCAGATTTGTATCTGACGGCGCTGTGGTGATAGACAACTCTTCAGCGTGGCGCCTTGAGCCTCACGTACCGCTGGTTGTACCTGAGGTAAATCCCGAAGATGTTAGAGAACACAAAGGCATAATAGCCAATCCCAACTGCTCCACTATACAGATGGTTGTGGCACTAAAACCCATATACGATGCTGTAGGTATAGAAGCTATAGTTGTCTCCACTTATCAATCCGTATCTGGTGCAGGTGCAAAAGCCATAAGAGAGCTTGAGGAGCAGGTAAGAGCATGGTGCGATGGAAGGGAGCTTCCAGAACCTAAGGCTCTGCCAAGAAGAATAGCTTTTAATGTTATCCCTCAGATAGATGTCTTCACGGAAAACGGATACACCAAAGAAGAAATGAAGATGTTAAACGAAACGAGAAAGATCATGCATGATCCCAACATGAGGGTTTCCGCAACGACTGTAAGGGTTCCAGTCTTTTATGGACATTCGGAAGCGGTAAGTGTAAAGCTTAAAAAAGAGTTAAGTCCTGAAGAAGCTAAGAAAATCCTCTCTAAGGCTAAAGGTGTTGTTCTTGCAGAGTATCCCACAGCTCTGGATGTAGCAGGAAGAGACGAGGTTTTCGTGGGAAGGATAAGGAAAGATCTGGTATTTGAGCCGGGTATTTGTATGTGGATAGTAGCTGATAACATACGCAAAGGTGCAGCCACAAATGCCGTACAAATTGCAGAACTTTTAACTCAGTTTGCGCTCGTGTGA
- a CDS encoding glycosyltransferase family 39 protein, with protein sequence MVILLLLFLSFVSLLPNINTYEFRNEEPLRVAVAYEMSKSQSYIQPYLLGKPYFNKPPLFNWLILLYSHFLPWSELTARAVSLTFLLLCLLLIFAFSYYLFKNSQMALLSALIFLTFGNVLFFYGYLAEIDITLTFFVFASMVSLYMYLKSNSILWSILAGVLTGLSALLKGFPAYGFYFLTLLAFGLYQKNLRFILDRKLFISHAISVLLPALWLLNTQDPYIYLKTLFYESFSRISGEKFSRVLHIFTFPLLNFKDTLPNSLIFFISVCMLFKHKKFNLPHEVRILILVFALNYLPYLLSNSAGRYVLPLYPLLATVFSFYIYRSFEVQSFKRFFYSLIILSVFLRFLYGELYFPYHNQRESSRKAIAEKIIKNVNLKAPIQCNCPQELSVCLYVGLAKGDPIKEKVSGAIYSINCQEDKGETLFSFNVNRSYRIRLLKLKGG encoded by the coding sequence GTGGTTATTTTGTTGCTTTTGTTCCTGTCTTTTGTGTCTCTTTTACCCAATATAAACACTTACGAGTTTAGAAATGAAGAACCTTTAAGGGTGGCTGTGGCTTACGAGATGTCCAAAAGCCAAAGCTACATCCAACCATACCTTTTGGGAAAGCCATACTTTAATAAACCACCGCTATTTAACTGGTTAATACTGTTATACTCTCACTTTTTGCCTTGGAGTGAACTAACCGCAAGAGCTGTGAGCTTAACATTCTTGCTTTTATGCCTTTTGCTTATATTTGCCTTTTCTTACTACCTGTTTAAGAACTCGCAAATGGCTCTCCTCTCGGCGCTCATTTTTTTGACCTTTGGGAACGTACTTTTCTTTTATGGATACTTGGCCGAGATAGATATTACCTTAACCTTCTTTGTATTTGCAAGTATGGTGAGCCTTTATATGTACTTAAAAAGTAATTCTATTCTTTGGAGTATCTTGGCTGGTGTTTTGACTGGACTGTCAGCGCTTTTGAAAGGTTTCCCAGCTTATGGCTTTTATTTTCTTACATTGCTGGCTTTTGGTCTTTATCAAAAAAACTTGAGATTCATATTGGACAGAAAACTTTTCATTTCCCACGCTATAAGTGTACTTTTACCCGCTTTGTGGCTTTTAAATACACAAGATCCGTATATCTATTTGAAGACCCTCTTCTATGAAAGCTTCAGTAGGATAAGTGGGGAGAAGTTTTCAAGAGTTCTTCATATATTTACCTTCCCTCTTCTTAACTTCAAAGATACCCTTCCAAACAGTTTGATCTTTTTTATTTCAGTATGCATGCTTTTTAAACATAAAAAGTTCAACCTTCCACATGAAGTAAGGATCCTCATTTTAGTCTTTGCGCTCAATTACCTTCCTTACCTTTTGTCAAATTCCGCAGGTAGGTATGTTTTACCCCTTTATCCCCTTCTTGCCACTGTATTTTCCTTTTACATTTATAGATCTTTTGAAGTTCAAAGCTTTAAAAGGTTTTTCTACAGTCTCATCATATTAAGTGTGTTTCTGAGATTTCTTTATGGAGAGCTATATTTTCCCTATCACAACCAAAGGGAAAGCTCCAGAAAAGCTATAGCTGAGAAAATTATAAAAAATGTAAATCTAAAAGCTCCCATACAGTGCAACTGTCCACAGGAACTGTCCGTGTGCCTCTACGTAGGTCTCGCAAAAGGTGATCCTATTAAAGAAAAGGTTTCCGGTGCGATTTATTCAATAAACTGTCAAGAGGATAAAGGAGAAACACTCTTCAGTTTTAATGTGAATAGGTCTTATCGGATAAGGCTTTTAAAGCTAAAAGGTGGTTGA
- a CDS encoding lipid-binding SYLF domain-containing protein — translation MRTILALLSLICLSLAVSKEDMDRLVENSTSVIKELRAGTEGIPEELLKKARGVIVCPGLIKGAFIFGAGGGNCVVSYKNPNTGEWSAPAFYTLAQASFGFQIGVESVDLLLVVNTDRGMRSLLRSKVKLGADVSVAAGPAGRSASASTDINLKADIYSYSKARGVFAGVSLQGAVLIPYEDGITAYYGKKLTPREILFGKVHMPSSAIEFTKTLKASTTF, via the coding sequence TTGAGGACAATACTTGCTCTACTTTCTTTGATCTGCCTCTCTTTGGCTGTATCCAAAGAAGACATGGACAGGCTCGTTGAAAACTCCACATCCGTGATAAAAGAATTGAGAGCTGGTACAGAGGGAATACCTGAGGAGCTTTTGAAGAAAGCCAGAGGTGTTATCGTATGCCCTGGGTTGATAAAGGGTGCCTTTATATTCGGTGCTGGAGGCGGAAACTGCGTAGTTAGCTACAAAAACCCAAATACAGGTGAGTGGAGCGCACCCGCCTTTTACACACTTGCTCAGGCTTCTTTTGGATTCCAGATTGGAGTAGAGTCTGTTGATCTTTTACTCGTCGTGAATACAGATAGAGGCATGAGAAGTCTTCTCAGGAGTAAGGTGAAACTTGGTGCAGATGTATCAGTGGCTGCAGGTCCCGCAGGTAGAAGCGCATCAGCTTCAACCGATATTAACCTAAAAGCGGATATATACTCTTACTCAAAAGCAAGAGGTGTATTTGCTGGAGTTTCCCTGCAAGGTGCTGTACTTATACCTTACGAAGACGGTATAACCGCTTATTATGGAAAGAAGCTCACTCCAAGGGAAATACTCTTCGGCAAGGTCCATATGCCATCATCAGCTATTGAGTTCACTAAAACCTTGAAAGCTTCAACCACCTTTTAG
- a CDS encoding 4Fe-4S dicluster domain-containing protein — MEGKGEGKDLMLFAKKERLREIFERLKSDYIIIAPKVINGAILYDKVDNFDELPFGYRDYQKAGYYRLEKLDTKEFFTYTHPVNSIKSFIHPPELTFMRMEKKETKVKFSYDLPKGKYAFFDVRACDLKSLKILDEVFMDKNIFPDPYYKSLRDDIFVVAVNCTYATDVCFCDTLSSGPEAKEGFDLCLTEIEEGFLVEVGTERGAKLLEGIYLEEADDDKSSKKQEKINSLKVRKEVLPEDLPQRLYSAMEHPFWDEVAKRCLACANCTQVCPTCFCFDILEVNDIDLNRSCRVRVWDSCFSPSFATLHKFNLRESIMSRYRQWLMHKFAYWIDQFGTFGCVGCGRCVTWCPVGIDLLESVKSLLKEE; from the coding sequence GTGGAAGGCAAAGGAGAAGGTAAGGATCTAATGCTCTTTGCGAAAAAGGAGAGATTGAGGGAGATTTTTGAACGTCTAAAAAGTGATTACATAATTATAGCGCCAAAGGTAATAAATGGAGCTATTCTCTACGATAAAGTGGATAATTTTGACGAGTTACCCTTTGGCTATAGGGATTACCAAAAGGCTGGATATTATAGACTTGAAAAGCTTGATACGAAAGAGTTTTTTACATACACGCATCCGGTAAACTCCATCAAAAGTTTTATCCATCCTCCTGAACTCACCTTTATGCGAATGGAAAAGAAGGAAACTAAGGTAAAGTTTTCTTACGACTTGCCAAAGGGAAAATACGCCTTTTTTGATGTCAGAGCGTGTGACCTGAAGTCTCTGAAAATACTTGACGAAGTTTTTATGGATAAAAATATCTTTCCTGACCCATACTACAAAAGCTTAAGGGATGACATCTTTGTTGTTGCTGTGAACTGCACTTACGCAACAGATGTGTGCTTTTGTGATACATTATCTTCAGGTCCAGAGGCTAAGGAAGGTTTTGATCTGTGTCTTACAGAAATTGAGGAAGGGTTTTTGGTGGAAGTGGGAACCGAAAGGGGTGCGAAACTTTTGGAAGGCATATACCTTGAAGAGGCAGATGATGACAAAAGTAGCAAGAAGCAGGAGAAAATCAATAGTTTAAAAGTGAGAAAAGAAGTGCTCCCAGAGGATCTTCCTCAAAGGCTTTATAGCGCTATGGAACATCCTTTCTGGGATGAGGTGGCAAAGAGATGTCTTGCATGTGCAAACTGTACGCAAGTCTGTCCAACTTGTTTCTGCTTTGATATACTGGAAGTAAACGACATAGACCTCAATAGGAGCTGTAGGGTAAGGGTCTGGGACTCTTGCTTTAGTCCCTCTTTTGCAACTCTGCATAAGTTTAATCTGAGAGAGAGTATAATGTCACGATACAGACAGTGGCTTATGCACAAGTTCGCTTACTGGATAGATCAATTTGGCACTTTCGGTTGTGTAGGCTGTGGGCGATGCGTAACTTGGTGTCCTGTAGGTATTGATCTGCTTGAAAGTGTGAAATCCTTGTTAAAGGAGGAGTAG